From the genome of Miscanthus floridulus cultivar M001 chromosome 10, ASM1932011v1, whole genome shotgun sequence, one region includes:
- the LOC136489236 gene encoding non-specific lipid transfer protein GPI-anchored 19-like has protein sequence MAPPRHLFLILVAAAAAFLSTTVPAAAAAQGYCRDSLDGLKECESFMYGGAAAPSATCCAAYEAAFDADPLCLCYVADGTYGRATGYDVDVAHGLQIPARCGQAQPPIELCNMEVLVLPPYAPQDTPPAQPPAAADASNAQPPSASGSSSLPVAPPTFTSPPPPSSGAPDLQPELVILVAAATILLNCI, from the exons ATGGCGCCGCCTCGCCAcctcttcctcatcctcgtcgCGGCCGCTGCTGCCTTCCTCAGCACGACGgttcccgcggcggcggcggcgcaggggtACTGCCGGGACTCGCTGGACGGGCTGAAGGAGTGCGAGAGCTTCATgtacggcggcgcggcggcgccctcGGCCACGTGCTGCGCGGCGTACGAGGCCGCCTTCGACGCCGACCCCCTCTGCCTCTGCTACGTTGCGGACGGCACGTACGGGCGCGCCACCGGGTACGATGTCGACGTCGCCCACGGGCTCCAGATCCCCGCCCGCTGCGGCCAGGCCCAGCCGCCCATCGAGCTCTGCAACA TGGAAGTGCTGGTGCTCCCTCCCTACGCGCCGCAGGACACCCCGCCGGCTCAGCCTCCGGCGGCTGCCGACGCTTCGAATGCGCAGCCACCTTCAGCTTCAG GGTCGTCGTCGTTGCCCGTAGCGCCACCGACGTTCACCTCTCCACCGCCACCATCCTCCGGAGCGCCAGATCTGCAGCCAGAGCTTGTCATACTTGtagccgccgccaccatcctccTGAATTGCATCTAG